In a single window of the candidate division WOR-3 bacterium genome:
- a CDS encoding tetratricopeptide repeat protein codes for MISSILIGLIFLKVAGSDLNPPELQKLVQTGLNFAYIDEYDSARVYFDKVIENFPDNPAGYFFKAALLQLKMMDDCRYTEEKEYLTLIEKSIRCSEDILKQEDNLWAQFYLGSSYTYRAVYEGMKKNYFGTFKYGVKGGSILQKIISKDSTFYDAYLGAGTYEYFWARASRYLPVLKLVGGNAEQAIRKIHLAAEHSFYSGPTAKNSLVFIYGEEKKFEKADSIIDELLTLFPEGRTFLWNKAELEYKKKEYLKAIALYDHLFSVYNGRNPKNYANLAQCKFYIGKCYYELKDKEHAREALKEVISYKKHSDEYPQIKQYCRQAYGLLSRIF; via the coding sequence ATGATCTCTTCCATCCTCATCGGACTTATATTTCTAAAAGTAGCGGGTTCAGACCTCAATCCGCCTGAACTCCAGAAGCTCGTTCAAACAGGACTCAATTTCGCTTATATTGATGAGTATGACAGCGCCCGGGTCTATTTCGACAAAGTGATTGAAAATTTTCCGGATAACCCTGCAGGATATTTCTTTAAAGCCGCGCTCCTTCAGCTCAAAATGATGGACGACTGCCGCTACACAGAAGAAAAAGAGTATCTTACGCTTATTGAAAAAAGCATTCGGTGTTCTGAAGACATACTGAAACAGGAGGACAATCTGTGGGCGCAATTTTATCTGGGCAGCAGCTATACATACAGAGCGGTTTATGAAGGAATGAAGAAGAACTATTTTGGAACATTCAAATACGGGGTAAAGGGCGGCTCTATATTACAAAAGATAATTTCGAAAGACTCCACATTTTATGACGCCTATCTCGGCGCGGGTACTTATGAATACTTCTGGGCACGTGCATCCCGTTACCTGCCGGTACTCAAACTCGTCGGCGGTAATGCAGAACAAGCCATTCGTAAAATCCACCTGGCGGCCGAACACAGTTTTTACTCAGGACCGACCGCGAAAAATTCGCTTGTCTTTATCTATGGCGAAGAAAAAAAATTCGAAAAAGCGGATTCAATCATAGATGAATTACTTACGCTCTTTCCTGAGGGAAGAACGTTTTTGTGGAATAAAGCCGAACTGGAATACAAGAAAAAGGAATATCTGAAGGCGATCGCCTTGTATGACCATCTCTTTTCCGTATACAACGGCCGCAATCCGAAAAATTATGCAAATTTGGCACAATGCAAATTTTATATCGGAAAGTGTTATTATGAACTGAAGGATAAGGAACATGCCAGAGAAGCACTGAAAGAAGTCATCTCTTACAAAAAACACTCTGATGAATATCCCCAGATAAAACAGTATTGTCGACAGGCATATGGATTACTCAGCCGCATCTTTTAG